The DNA region CGGACGCAGGCGCGGTACCACGCTCGAAGGACCGAGAGTTCCGCGTCGGTGAGATAGTCGCCGGTCTCGTACTGGCGCATCGCGATGCTCGTCGCCGACGCGCCGTCGGCCGCCGCGAACAGCCGTTCGGGTCGCACGTCGTCGCGGTCGAGGCGCACCGTCGAGGGGAGAAACTCCTCCAGTAGTGGAAGCAGGGGTCGGTGGAGTTCGGGCGTCTCCTCGCGCATGTACGGCTTCGGCACCCGGTACGGCGCGTGGACCGTCGTGAGATTCGCCATCGCGAACCACGGCGCGTCGGCCTCGGCGACGAACCGGCGGAGTTTCTCCAGTTTGATCTCGGTGTAGTAGTCGTTGCCGCGGGTGGCGATTCGGAACAGGTCACGGCGGACGAACCCGTCGGTGAGCAGTTGCCGGAGGTACGGCAGCGACGGTCGCTTGGCCATCTCCTCGTACACCTCGTAGTACTCGTCGAAGCCGCGGTCGAGACCGACCGGCGACCCCATCTTCGACGGCCCCGGAATCCCGATTGTGTCGTACCCCGCGTCGCGGAACCGCTCGGCCATCGTCGTCTCGTCGGCCGACAGCGTCGGCCACGCGCCGGCGAACCCCGTCTCGGAGGGGTAGCGCCCGGTGAACAGCGCGCCGTGCGACGGCGGCGTCCACGACCCGGCGGCGAACGCGTTCTCGAACGTCGTCCCCTCGGCGGCGAGGCGGTCGAGGTTCGGCGTCGGTGGTGCGTCGTCGTCGTAGCAGGAGAGCGCGTCGACGCGGAGGGTGTCGCAGACGACGAGGAGGACGTTAGGTGGAGGGCCCATGGCGGCCGTTTCGATGGAACGGTAATATCGTTTGTGTGTCAGAACCCGCCGTCGACGGGGTGACGGCGTCAGACGGAGTCCAGCGGATTTATACGCCTCTCGCCCGCCGCTTCGCCCGTGAACCGACCGAGCGCGCGGGTCGCGATGCTGTATCAGGACCCCCATCCCGCACACCGCGGCTTCGCCGAGGCCGTCGACGCCGACCTCGTCGACTTCCAGCGACACTCGTTGGGCCCGCTCTCCGACAGCGTCGTCGGCGACGTGTACAACGGGCTTCGGTATCCCTCGTACGACGTGTATCTCGTCGAGGGCTCGCGACCGCTGTACGCCGCGCTCGCGCACCGCGCGGTCCGGCGCTCGAAACTCGTTTACCTCTGCGCGGACCACGGCCTCTACAGCCTCGGCCGCGCCGACTTCGAGGGGAGTTCGGGGTTCAAATCGCTCGTCGGCCGCTTCGGGAGACCGGCCGTCAGGGAGATCGGGTCGCGCTTCGTCGACGGCGTCGTCGCCGTCTCGGCGTTCGCCGCCGACTTCACGCGCCCCGTCGTCGGCCCCGACACGCCCATCGAAGTCGCTCATCCCTTCATTCAACCGGACGTGTACGACGCGCTCGGCGGCGTCTCCCCCGCGCTGGACGCGAACGTCGCCGTCACCGTCGGTCGGCCGTGGCGCTACAAGGGTGTCGACATGCTCGTCGAGGCGTGGCCGACGGTCCGCGAGTCGTTCCCCGAGGCGGAACTGCACGTCGTCGGCGGCGGTCATCCAGGGTCCTATGCCGAGACGCCGGGCGTCGAGGTCCGCGGCTACGTCGAGAATCTGGCCGACGCCTTCGCGCCCGCCTCGCTCTACGCCCAACCGTCGCGGATGGACACGTTCCCCGTCAGCGTGCTCGAAGCGATGCGTGCCGGCCTGCCGCCGCTCGTCACCGAGACGACGGGGACGCGCTCGGAGGCCGGCGCACTCTCTTCGGACCTCGTCGTCGACCCCTCCCCCGAGGCGCTCGCGGCGGGCGTCGTCGCCTACTTCGAACGCGACGGGGCCGAGCGGCGAGAACTCTCCTCGCGCGCCCGCGAGCGCGGCGCGACGTTCGACGCCGAGACCCGAAAGCGCGCGTTCGCCGAGGCGTTCGATACCGTTCTCGAAGCACTTTAACGCGGGTGCGTCGATAGCCCGGACATGACCGTCTACGTCGTCGGACTCGACGGGGCCGACTGGTCGCTGCTCCGCGACGGTATCGACGCGGGCGACCTCCCGGGACTGGCCCGCATCGCCGACGAGGGCGTCACCGGGAATCTGGAGAGCACGCTCCCGCCCATCACCTTCCCCGCCTGGAAATGCTACTCGACCGGGAAGACGCCCGGCAAACTCGGTGTATACGAGTGGTTCGGCTTCGACCGTGAGTCGCGGTCGATCACGACGAACGACTCCTCGGACTTCCGCTCGCGGGAGTACTGGGACGTACTGGCCGACCGAGGGTTCACTCCAGCGGTCGTCAACATGCCGACGACGCACCCGCCGAACACCGACGACGGCGTGCTGACCGTCGCCGGGAGCCCCGCCTCCGAGCACGGCGAGTTCACGAAACCGGCGTCGCTCAAGGCCGAACTACTGGACGCGGTGCCGAACTACCGAACGAAACCCGACCTCGTGCTCGACGAGGCGACGCCCGAGGAACTCGTCTCGGAGGCGACGACGCTCGCCGACCAGCGCTTCGACGCCGCTGAGTGGTTCGCCGACGAGAAGGGCTGCGACCTCGTCCACCTCACCGTCTTCGTCACCGACACGGTCCAGCACCGACTCTGGGACCAGCCGGAGAAGATTCGGGAGCTGTACGAACGCATCGACCGCCGCATCGCGGCACTGCTGGACCGCGAGGACACGGAGGCGGTGGTTTTGATGAGCGATCACGGGTTCACCGAGATAGACGAGACGTTCCTCGTCAACGAGTGGCTCGCCGACCGCGGCGACCTCACCGTCGGCGACGCGGGCGGCCGCGAGGTACTCGCCTCCGTCGGCGTCACCCGCGAGCGACTCAAGCGCCTCGTCGACCGCCTCGGCCTCGTCAACCTCGCGCAGGGGCTGCTCCCGGAGTCGCTGCAGCGCTTCTTCCCGAGCGAGAGCGGCCGCGTCGCAATCCAGGACGCACCTATCGACTGGACGGAGACGAAAGCGATCTCGCTCGGCCGCGGCCCCATCTACCTCAACGACGCCGCCTTCGAGAGCGAAGCGGCGAAGCGAGCCTATCGGACGTCGCTGTCGGAGGCGCTCTCGTCGCTGGAGACGCCCGACGGCGACCCCGTCGCGTCGGCGGTCCACAAGCCGGACGACCTCTATTCGGGCGACCTCTACCGCGCGCCGGACCTCGTCGTCGAGTACGCGACGGGCGTTGACGCGCCCGAGGCCGTCGGCGGCCGCGTCTTCGGCGAGCGGACCGAGTGGCTGGCGACGCACCGCAGGCAGGGCGTCTTCGGTGCGTGGGGCGAGGAGTTCAGTTCCGGTCGGTTCGACTGCAGCCTCTACGACCTCGCGCCCACCATCCTCCACTGGTTCGGTGCGCCGGTTCCCCGGGACGTCGACGGCGACGTCCAGCGGGCGATCCTCATCGGCGAACCCCAACAGCGGAGTGTCGAGGAGGGACCGGAGACGGCGACGACCGGCGGCGGGGCGACGGCGGGCGACGAGGTACAGGAGACGCTGCGCGACTTGGGGTACATGGACTGAGCATCGGAGGCAGACGCCGACGGCGCTGTGGCTCGAACCCCCGCGAAACTCGCGAAAACTCACAAAATTAAAACGAACTGCGGACCTCGGTGAGGTATGTCCGACCGCCCGAACATCCTCCTCGTCTCCTGGGACAGCGTCCGCGCCGACCACCTCTCCACGCACGGCTACGAGCGCGAGACCGCCCCCTTTCTGTCGGGCGTCGCCGACGACGGCCTCGTCTTCGAGGACGCCCAGGTGCCGGGCGTCGGCACCATCACGAGTTTCTCCGGCGCGTTCACCGGCGCGCACGCCGACGCGACACAGCAGTCCATCGAACCCGCAGACTGGAAGGCGGCCAACGCCGACCGCCGCCTGCTCTCGGAGGCGCTCTCGGACGCGGGCTACCACACCGGCGCGGTCCACTCGAACGCCCTCATGAGCCGATTCTACGGCTGGGACCGCGGCTGGGACGTGTACAAGGACAACGTCGTCACCGAGTCCGGCGGCGACTCCGACTCCGCGAAGTGGTGGAATCAGGTGAAGAAAGAGCGCCTCTTGCCGACGCTCCGACGCATGGGCGTCGCCGGCGCGGTCATCCATGGCCGGAACATCGCGCTGAAGACGCCGTCGTACGTCGAGTGGGAGCGCATGTGGGACGACGTCGAGCAGTTCGTCCGCGACGCGCCCGAACCGTGGTTCCTGTGGGTGCTGCTCGTCGACACCCACCACCCGTGGTGCGCGCCGCCCGACTACCGCGAGTGGGAGCAACCGGGCTTCCGCGGCGCGCACGCGTGGAACTACGTCATGCGCCGCTACCCCGAGTGGACCGGCGACCGCCGCCCCGCCATCGTCAACGCCTACGACAACGAGATTCGCCACGCCGACGGGTTCCTCCGAAAGTTAGACGGACTGCTGGAGGAGATGGAAAACGACGACGCGGCGCTCGTCGTCCACAGCGACCACGGCGACGAACTCGGCGAGCACGGCGAGTACGGCCACTCCTCCCAGCGGATGTACGACACGCTCACCCGCGTCCCGCTGGTGATGCGCAACGTCGGCGAGACGGGCCGCGTCGACGGTCCGCACACGCTGCTCGACCTCGGAAGTACGGTTCTGGATATCGCCGGGAGCGACGAGCGCCTCGCCGACCGACCGTCGCTGCTCGGCGACGAACGCGAAAAGCGAGAGTGGGTCGTCGTCGAGAACCTCGCAGGCGAGGGCGACGCCCGCGCAGCGGCCGTCGGCGACGAGTGGAAGGTACTTCACCACCCCGACACCGGGTGGCACGCCTACTATCGCCCGGACGACCCGCTGGAGCGCGAGGACCGCTGGGGCGGCCACCCCGAGGAACTCGAAGCCGTACTTCGGGCGCACCTCGTCGACAGAGAAGGCGTCACCGTCACCGGAAAGAGGGGCGACGACGGCGACGACGGGATGAGCGACGTGCAGGAACGGCTGACGAACCTCGGCTACATCGACTGAAACGGCTCTGTCGAAACCCTCAGAAGCTGACAAAATTCCTCTGCTGCATACAGAGGGTGTATGCAGCAGACGAAGGATGTTCTGAGAGCAGTACGCCTACTAATGGCAGTTACTGCCGCCAAAACGTCGGTGTAAGGATGACCAGTACCGAGAGTACTTCCAAGCGGCCAATCCACATTAGAAAGACCATGTAGAGTTTTGCGGCATCCGAAAACGGCAGGAAGCTGTTCATTGGGCCAACAACACCGAAGCCCGGGCCAATGTTCCCCAGCGTGGCAATGGCGACGCTCATCGCCTCAAGCCCAGATAACGACACGCCAGATGTTCGTAAGCTGTCGAGATACAGAACCACCGTCGAGAGGACAAATATCGTCAAAAAGATCATTATGAACACGAGTACATCTCGAATTGTCTCCTCGTCAACGACTTCCTGGTCAAGTCGTAGTGGTTTAATGGCCTCAGGATGGACGGACGTGAACAGCGTCCGGAAGACTGCCTTCTTGACGAGAACCCACCTGACAATCTTGATCGAACCGGCAGCCGATCCCGCGGATCCGCCTAAGAAATACGCAAACAACAGTATTGTCTGCGCGGAGGCATCCCAGGTGTTGAAATCCATACTCGCGTATCCGGTCGTCGTCACAATGGCAATCACCTGAAAGAGCCCCTGCCGGAGCGAATTTTCGAGGTTTCCGGGAATGATGTCAAGGGTCGCGGGTGGTTCGGCGAGTCCAACGCCGAGAAAGAGCACTGCCGAGATAAGGATTCCAAAGCCGAGGATGGCAAGTAGGTACGTACGGAACTCTGTGTTGTTGGTTAACCGGCGAGGCTTTCCCTGAAAGACGTACCAGAACAGGGCAAAGTTCGTCCCTGCGACGACCATGAACGGCATCACTGCCCACTGGACGGCAGGCGTGAACGCCTCCACACTCCGTGCCTCCGGGGAGAATCCACCGGTAGGCAGTGTCGTGAGTGCGTGCGCAACCGCGTTGTAGAGGGTCATGTTCGGCGCCAATCCACCTAGATGCAACCCGTAATAGACGACAATTGCGAGAACGGTGAATCCGATGTAAATGCCCCATAGCCCCCGCGCAGTATGCTGAATACGCGGTGTCAGCTTCTCCAGCGAAATTCCTGGTGCTTCCTGATTCATGATCTGAGCACCCCCAACTGATAGCTCTGGCAGGATTGCGACCATTAACACGAGAATGCCCATCCCACCGAGCCACT from Haloprofundus halobius includes:
- a CDS encoding sulfatase-like hydrolase/transferase, which gives rise to MSDRPNILLVSWDSVRADHLSTHGYERETAPFLSGVADDGLVFEDAQVPGVGTITSFSGAFTGAHADATQQSIEPADWKAANADRRLLSEALSDAGYHTGAVHSNALMSRFYGWDRGWDVYKDNVVTESGGDSDSAKWWNQVKKERLLPTLRRMGVAGAVIHGRNIALKTPSYVEWERMWDDVEQFVRDAPEPWFLWVLLVDTHHPWCAPPDYREWEQPGFRGAHAWNYVMRRYPEWTGDRRPAIVNAYDNEIRHADGFLRKLDGLLEEMENDDAALVVHSDHGDELGEHGEYGHSSQRMYDTLTRVPLVMRNVGETGRVDGPHTLLDLGSTVLDIAGSDERLADRPSLLGDEREKREWVVVENLAGEGDARAAAVGDEWKVLHHPDTGWHAYYRPDDPLEREDRWGGHPEELEAVLRAHLVDREGVTVTGKRGDDGDDGMSDVQERLTNLGYID
- a CDS encoding alkaline phosphatase family protein; protein product: MTVYVVGLDGADWSLLRDGIDAGDLPGLARIADEGVTGNLESTLPPITFPAWKCYSTGKTPGKLGVYEWFGFDRESRSITTNDSSDFRSREYWDVLADRGFTPAVVNMPTTHPPNTDDGVLTVAGSPASEHGEFTKPASLKAELLDAVPNYRTKPDLVLDEATPEELVSEATTLADQRFDAAEWFADEKGCDLVHLTVFVTDTVQHRLWDQPEKIRELYERIDRRIAALLDREDTEAVVLMSDHGFTEIDETFLVNEWLADRGDLTVGDAGGREVLASVGVTRERLKRLVDRLGLVNLAQGLLPESLQRFFPSESGRVAIQDAPIDWTETKAISLGRGPIYLNDAAFESEAAKRAYRTSLSEALSSLETPDGDPVASAVHKPDDLYSGDLYRAPDLVVEYATGVDAPEAVGGRVFGERTEWLATHRRQGVFGAWGEEFSSGRFDCSLYDLAPTILHWFGAPVPRDVDGDVQRAILIGEPQQRSVEEGPETATTGGGATAGDEVQETLRDLGYMD
- a CDS encoding sulfatase, which gives rise to MGPPPNVLLVVCDTLRVDALSCYDDDAPPTPNLDRLAAEGTTFENAFAAGSWTPPSHGALFTGRYPSETGFAGAWPTLSADETTMAERFRDAGYDTIGIPGPSKMGSPVGLDRGFDEYYEVYEEMAKRPSLPYLRQLLTDGFVRRDLFRIATRGNDYYTEIKLEKLRRFVAEADAPWFAMANLTTVHAPYRVPKPYMREETPELHRPLLPLLEEFLPSTVRLDRDDVRPERLFAAADGASATSIAMRQYETGDYLTDAELSVLRAWYRACVRYLDDRLGALFDWLDETGRREQTHVVLTSDHGECFGEHGTMYHGYFLYDELLHVPLVVSGPEVPAGERRSDLVSLVDLFDTLCDLSGVEAPEATSGRALFGDDADNGVDSGNEHDAVFAETAIMDERDREAAAEVSRETLAAFETGKKSIRTATHRFERRSDGSERLCDVRTGEEVDDPELADSLREQLTQTLGEEYVVDGSGDEEYSAGVERNLRELGYLE
- a CDS encoding glycosyltransferase family 4 protein — encoded protein: MNRPSARVAMLYQDPHPAHRGFAEAVDADLVDFQRHSLGPLSDSVVGDVYNGLRYPSYDVYLVEGSRPLYAALAHRAVRRSKLVYLCADHGLYSLGRADFEGSSGFKSLVGRFGRPAVREIGSRFVDGVVAVSAFAADFTRPVVGPDTPIEVAHPFIQPDVYDALGGVSPALDANVAVTVGRPWRYKGVDMLVEAWPTVRESFPEAELHVVGGGHPGSYAETPGVEVRGYVENLADAFAPASLYAQPSRMDTFPVSVLEAMRAGLPPLVTETTGTRSEAGALSSDLVVDPSPEALAAGVVAYFERDGAERRELSSRARERGATFDAETRKRAFAEAFDTVLEAL
- a CDS encoding TrkH family potassium uptake protein — translated: MARTPSVYVDYRVSVALVGTVLKYIGITPLFPLVLALYYGENPIPFITTSVLMVGGGSLLERVRNDGELRHREAFLLVSLAWLVVPLVGMVPYLVAGTGTIANPVNALFESMSGFTTTGATVLGEISVERHGYAMLMWRQLTQWLGGMGILVLMVAILPELSVGGAQIMNQEAPGISLEKLTPRIQHTARGLWGIYIGFTVLAIVVYYGLHLGGLAPNMTLYNAVAHALTTLPTGGFSPEARSVEAFTPAVQWAVMPFMVVAGTNFALFWYVFQGKPRRLTNNTEFRTYLLAILGFGILISAVLFLGVGLAEPPATLDIIPGNLENSLRQGLFQVIAIVTTTGYASMDFNTWDASAQTILLFAYFLGGSAGSAAGSIKIVRWVLVKKAVFRTLFTSVHPEAIKPLRLDQEVVDEETIRDVLVFIMIFLTIFVLSTVVLYLDSLRTSGVSLSGLEAMSVAIATLGNIGPGFGVVGPMNSFLPFSDAAKLYMVFLMWIGRLEVLSVLVILTPTFWRQ